A window from Homo sapiens chromosome 19 genomic scaffold, GRCh38.p14 alternate locus group ALT_REF_LOCI_27 HSCHR19KIR_FH05_B_HAP_CTG3_1 encodes these proteins:
- the KIR2DL4 gene encoding killer cell immunoglobulin-like receptor 2DL4 isoform a precursor (isoform a precursor is encoded by transcript variant 1; The RefSeq protein has 1 substitution compared to this genomic sequence): protein MSMSPTVIILACLGFFLDQSVWAHVGGQDKPFCSAWPSAVVPQGGHVTLRCHYRRGFNIFTLYKKDGVPVPELYNRIFWNSFLISPVTPAHAGTYRCRGFHPHSPTEWSAPSNPLVIMVTGLYEKPSLTARPGPTVRAGENVTLSCSSQSSFDIYHLSREGEAHELRLPAVPSINGTFQADFPLGPATHGETYRCFGSFHGSPYEWSDPSDPLPVSVTGNPSSSWPSPTEPSFKTGIARHLHAVIRYSVAIILFTILPFFLLHRWCSKKKNAAVMNQEPAGHRTVNREDSDEQDPQEVTYAQLDHCIFTQRKITGPSQRSKRPSTDTSVCIELPNAEPRALSPAHEHHSQALMGSSRETTALSQTQLASSNVPAAGI from the exons ATGTCCATGTCACCCACGGTCATCATCCTGGCATGTCTTG GGTTCTTCTTGGACCAGAGTGTGTGGGCACACGTGG GTGGTCAGGACAAGCCCTTCTGCTCTGCCTGGCCCAGCGCTGTGGTGCCTCAAGGAGGACACGTGACTCTTCGGTGTCACTGTCGTCGTGGGTTTAACATCTTCACGCTGTACAAGAAAGATGGGGTCCCTGTCCCTGAGCTCTACAACAGAATATTCTGGAACAGTTTCCTCATTAGCCCTGTGACCCCAGCACACGCAGGGACCTACAGATGTCGAGGTTTTCACCCGCACTCCCCCACTGAGTGGTCGGCACCCAGCAACCCCCTGGTGATCATGGTCACAG GTCTATATGAGAAACCTTCGCTTACAGCCCGGCCGGGCCCCACGGTTCGCGCAGGAGAGAACGTGACCTTGTCCTGCAGCTCCCAGAGCTCCTTTGACATCTACCATCTATCCAGGGAGGGGGAAGCCCATGAACTTAGGCTCCCTGCAGTGCCCAGCATCAATGGAACATTCCAGGCCGACTTCCCTCTGGGTCCTGCCACCCACGGAGAGACCTACAGATGCTTCGGCTCTTTCCATGGATCTCCCTACGAGTGGTCAGACCCGAGTGACCCACTGCCTGTTTCTGTCACAG GAAACCCTTCTAGTAGTTGGCCTTCACCCACTGAACCAAGCTTCAAAACTG GTATCGCCAGACACCTGCATGCTGTGATTAGGTACTCAGTGGCCATCATCCTCTTCAccatccttcccttctttctccttcatcgctggtgctccaaaaaaaaaa ATGCTGCTGTAATGAACCAAGAGCCTGCGGGACACAGAACAGTGAACAGGGAG GACTCTGATGAACAAGACCCTCAGGAGGTGACATACGCACAGTTGGATCACTGCATTTTCACACAGAGAAAAATCACTGGCCCTTCTCAGAGGAGCAAGAGACCCTCAACAGATACCAGCGTGTGTATAGAACTTCCAAATGCTGAGCCCAGAGCGTTGTCTCCTGCCCATGAGCACCACAGTCAGGCCTTGATGGGATCTTCTAGGGAGACAACAGCCCTGTCTCAAACCCAGCTTGCCAGCTCTAATGTACCAGCAGCTGGAATCTGA